The following DNA comes from Marichromatium purpuratum 984.
CCGGATGGACACGACCTGTCCATGATCACCCGTGCCGACCGTTCGGTGGACGGCCCTGGTGGTGGCGCCGCGCGGGCCGCGTCGGTGGTGGCATCGATGCGGAAGACGCTGGCATAGATCACCGGCACGACGACCAGGGTGAGTACCGTGGCGATGGTCAGTCCGCCCATGATGGTGACGGCCATCGGCGAGAAGAAGGCGTCCCACAGCAGCGGTGCCATGCCGAGTACGGTGGTGAAGGCGGCCATGGTGACCGGGCGCACGCGGCTGACCGCGGCGTCGAGGACGGCGCGATAGGGCGGCTTGCCGGCGGCGCGTTCGAGATCGATCTGGTTGAGCAGCACGATCTCGTTCTTCATCAGCATGCCGAACAGGCTGAGGAAGCCGAGCATCGCCATGAAGCCGAACGCCTTGCCGGCGAGCAGCATCGCCGGGGCCACCCCGACGATCACCAGCGGCAGGCCGAGGAAGATCACGGTCGCGTGGCGGAGCGAGTTGAACAGCATCACCGAGATCACGAACATCGCGAGGAAGGCGATGGGGAAGTTGGACATCAGCTTGGCGTTGGCCTCGGTCGCCGCCTCGTGCTCGCCGCCCCATTCGAGTCGGTAGCCGTCGGGGATGTCGAGCTGCTCGATCTGGGGGCGCAGCCGCTGGAACAGCGCCTCGGTGGTGCCCGAGACCGGCTTGCTCAGCACCGAGAGGGTGCGCTCGCGGTCGCGGCGGCGGATCACCGGATCCTCCCAGCCGGTGGTGGCGGTGGTGGTGACCTGTTCGAGCGGCACCCAGTGGTCGTTGGTCTCGCTCCACACCCGGACGTTGCCGAGGGTGTCGATCCGGGTGCGCTCCTCGGCCGGGGCGCGCACCAGGATCGGCAGCAGGTCGTCGCCGTGACGATAGGTGCCGACGCGCACGCCGGAGAAGTTCATCGCCACCGCCTCGGCGATCTCCGGGCGGGTGACGCCGATGCGCTGGGCCTGGGAGCGGGCCATGGTCATCACCTGCACCGGCACCGGCTCGCCCCAGTCGGTGCGCACGGTGCGGGCGTTGTCGTCGCGGCGCATGATGGTCTCGACCTGTTGCGCGAGGTGGCGCAGCACCGCGATCTCTGGGCCGATCAGACGCGCCTCGACGGCGCCGCCGCCGGGACCGAGCTTGAAGGCGTCGGCGGTGACGGTGATCTCGGGGTGGTGGTGCTCGATGTGCGTCATCACCGTGCGCGCGAGCGTGGGGATGGCGTGGAAGTCCTCGACGTCGACGAGCAGCATGGCGTAGGCGCTGTTGGTCATCTCCGGCTCGTAGGTCAGCAGGAAGCGCAGCGAGCCGGCGCCGACGAACCCGGTGGTGGCGGTGACGCCGTCGAGCCCGGCGACGTGCCGCTCGATGGTGGCGAGGGTGGCGGCGGTGCGGTCGATGTGGGTGCCCTCGGGCAGCCACAGCTGCACCATGAACTGATCGCGGTTCATGTCGGGCATGAAGTCCTGCTGGACCTTGGAGAAGCCGGCCATGGCCGCGACCAGTACCGCGAGGGTGACGCCGAGCGCGATCGGCCGATGCCCCAGACACCAGGCGACCAGACGTCGATAGCGGCGATAGAAGGCGGTGTCGGTGACGCTGCCCGTCCGACCGTCCTGCCCGACCCGCAGGAAGCGCGCGCAGAGATAGGGCGTGACGGTGATCGCCAGCAGCCAGCTCAGTCCCAGCGACAGACAGATCACCTGGAAGAGGCTCTCCAGCCACTCGCCGGTCATGTCGTCGGACAGCGAGATGGCGGCGAAGGCGAGGATCGCGATCCCGGTCGCGCCGAGCAGCGGCCACTGGTGCTCGCTGACCGTGGTCTCGGCGGCGCGGGTGCGCTCCATGCCCGCGCGCATCTTCTCGAGGATGTCCTCGGTGACGACGATGGCGTTGTCGACCAGCATGCCCAGCGCGATGATCAGCGCGCCGAGCGAGATGCGCTGCAGGGTGATGTCGAGCGCGCGCATGCACAGCAGCGTCGCCATGATCGTCAGCAGCAGCACCGCGCCGACGATCAACCCCTCGCGCGGCCCCATGAAGACCACCAGCAGCAGGATGACGATGACCACCGCCGAGATCAGCCCGTGGACGAAGCCCTGCACCTTGTCGCGCACGGTGTCGCCCTGGTGGGCGATGGCGTGGATCTCGATGCCCGCGGGGATGCGCGCGCGCAGCTCGGCGATGCGCTGGTCGATCGCCTCGCCCATGGCGATGACGTTGCCGCCGGAGACGGTGGAGATGCCGAGCCCGATGCCGTCCTCGCCGTTGCGCCGCAGCAGCTGGCTGGCGGGGGTGATGTCGCCGCGGCTGATGGTGGCGATGTCGCCGATGCGCAACAGCCGCCCGTTGCCGCCCTCGACGAGCTGCTCGCCGAGTTCGTCGATGTCGCGATAGTCGCCGTCGACCCGCAGCCGCACCTGTCTGCTCCCGACCCTGACCTCGCCGGCGCTGGTCACGCGGTTTTGCTGGGCGATGGCGTCGAGGATCGTGCGCGGGTGCAGCCCGAGCTGGGTCAGTCGGGCGCGGTCGATCTCGATATAGACGGCCTCGTCCGGCATTCCCCAGAAGTCGATGCGACCGACGTCGGTACAGGTCAGCAGTGACTTGCGCAGGTCCTCGGCCACCTCCTTGAGTTCGGACTTTGAATAGCCCTCGCCGGTGATCGCGAGGAAGACGCCGTAGACGTCACCGAAGTCGTCGTTGACCACCGGCGTGCCGCTGTCCGGCGGCAGCGTGCCGGCGGCGTCGCGCACCTTGCGCCGCAGTTCGTCCCAGACCTGGGGCAGGCTGTGCTTGTCGTGGGTCTCCTTGATCTCGGCGAAGATGATCGACAGCCCGGCGCGCGAGATCGAGCGCACCTCGTCGAGCTGCTTGAGCTGCTGGATCGCCGTCTCCAGCGGATCGGTGACCTCCTGCTCGACCTCCTCGGCGGTGGCGCCGGGGTAGTGGGTGACGATCAGCGCCTCCTTGATCGAGAACTCCGGGTCCTCCAGCCGGCCGATACTGGCGTAGGAGAGCAACCCGCCGATCAACAGCAGGATGCAGAGCAGTTGGGTGACCGCCCCGTTCCTGATCGCGATACCGGCGGGGTTCATCCTTCCAGCCCTCGTTTGCCGGCCAGTCGGGGGCGCACGGGCAGGTCCTCGCGCAGCGCGCGCAACCCGGCCACGGCGACGCGCTGACCGGGACGCAGCCCGGAGAGGATCAGCATCTGACCGTCACGCAGCGGCCCGGGCTCGACGCGGACGCGGCGCGGCGTGCCGCCGGCCTCGGGGACGACCCAGACGTGGCAGGCCCCGTCGGCGTCGCGCCACACCGCCTCGCTCGGGACCCGGGTGATCACCTCGGTGGGCGCCCCGGTGGCGACCGGCGGCTGGTCGATGTCGGTGCGTACGGTCGCGTTCATCCCCGGCAGGATGTTGATCCCCGGGGGCGGGGCCAGGGCGATGGTCAGGTCGTAGGTGCGGGTGGCCTGGTCGGGCTGCAGCCGGTACTCGTGGGTGCGCGCGGCGAACCAGCGCCGCCCCTCGACGTCGAAGCGCACCCGGGGGTTGTGCAGCGCCTCCAGCCCGCCCTGGGCGATCAGCCGCTCGGGGACCTGGATCACCACCTCGATGCGTGAGCCGTCCTGCAGCGAGAGCACCGCCTGGCCGGCGGTCACGCGCTCGTGGTTCTCCAGGTGGCGCGCCGCCACCACGCCGTCGAAGGGCGCGCGCAGCACGGTGTCGGTGACCGCCTTCTCGCGCGCCTGCAGCTCGGCCTGGGCGATGTCCAGGGTCGCGCGCGCCTTGTCGTACTCGGACTCGGAGACCATCCGCTGGCCGCGCAGCTCGCGGGCGCGATCGAGGGTGCGGCGGGCGTCGTCGAAGCGCGCCTGGGCGGCGCTCAGCGCATTGCGCGCGTCACGGTCGTCGAGCCGCGCCAGCACCGTGCCGGCGGCGACCGCGTGGCCCTCGCGCGCGTCCAGCTCGACGAGCAGGCCGTCGAGGTCGAAGGCGAGCTCCACGCGCCGGTTGGCGCGCACGCTGCCGGGGAAGTCTCGTGTCACCCAGGGCGTGTCGCGGGTGACGACGGCGGTCGGTACCGGACGCGTCACCTCGGTTGCGGCCGGTTGCGGTGTCGTCGCCTCGCTCGACCAGTCCCCGTACAGCGGCAGGGCGAGCGCGGTCAGCGCCGCGAGCCCGGTCAGTCCCGCCGCGGTCCGTTTACGCATGATCGTCATGGTGGGGTCCTCCGGCGCAAAATGTTTAGGAGCTAAACCTTTTGCGCGAAAAAAAAGATCACTGCTCGCGCAGCCGTTCGTTCATCACGCCTTCCATGATGTCGAGTACCACCGTCACATCGTTGAGCTGCTCGCGGGGGAGGGCGGCGAGCCGTTCGATCAGCTCGGCCTTGGCCCTGCCGTGGTAGTGCTCGTGGGCGCGGAAGGCGCGCCAGCCGAGGTCCGTCAGGCTCAGCTCGAATTCCTTGTTGCTGTGCGCGGCCGCCCGCTTGGTGACCAGCCCGCGTTCGACCAGCCGGCTGATCCGTTGCGAGGCCGCGCCCTTGGTGATGCCGAAATGGGTGCCGACCTCGGTGACGTTCATCGTCCCGCGCTCGCCGATCGCCTCGACGGTGTGGATCTCCTTGGTGCTGAGATCGAGCCCGTCCTCCACCTGGATCGGCTGCTTCTCGATACGGTCGAGCTTGTTGAGCAGTCGCAGCAGGTGGCGGATCAGTGCGTCGATCGAGTCGTGTGCCGGGGTGTCCATGGGATTAATTGTATAGCTCCTAAACCATTTTGCAACAACCCGGATCACCGGCCCTGGGGTTGAGGCTTTCCCGTCACGCCACGGGCGACTGGTTTGCTGCCCCGGGACCGGGAGTCGACCCGAGGCGTTGCGCCGCGCTGGGGTGCCTGCAGACGGCAAGAGGAAGAGGGCGCCTGGGATCAGTGGCTGGGCGGATGGCCCGATCAGGATGATGCGCCGCGTCCATTGACAGATAGTTAGCATGCTAACTAATATTTAGGCATCTATTGATTTTGTGGAAGCTGTCGTGACCGAGCACAGACAGGAACGGGAGCGTGCGCTGACGACACGGTTGGTGCGGCTGTCGCGGCTCTATCGTCAGGAGGTCAACCGCGAGCTGGCCCGCTACGGGATCTCCGACGCCCAGGCGGTGCCGGTGCTGCACATCGCCCGCGACGGCGGCGGCATGCGCCAGCACGCGCTCGCCGAGGAGATCGGCATCCGCGGCTCGTCGCTGGTGCGACTGCTCGATCAGCTGTGCGCGAGCGGGCTGGTGGAGCGGCGCGACGACGGCAGCGACCGCCGCGCCAAGACGCTGCACCTCACCGCCGCCGGTGAGGCCCTGGCCGAGCGCGTCGAGAGCGCACTCGGATGCTTGCGCGAGTCGCTGCTCGGGCCGGTCGCCGATGACGACCTGGCCGCGGCGTTGCGGGTGTTCGAGGCCCTGGAGCAGGGGCTGGTGGCGCGTGGCGAGGGCCAGCGCTGAGCCCCATGCCCAAGCTCTCGCGCAGTGCGCTGCTGTTCTCGGCCAATACCTTCGTCGCGGCGATGCTGGCGCTCTATCTGGCCATGAGCATCGGTCTGGAGCGTCCCTATTGGTCGATCATGACCGTCTATATCGTCAGCGGTCCGCTGGCCGCGGCGGTGCGCTCGAAGGCGCTCTATCGTTTCCTCGGCACCTTCGTCGGCGCCGTCGGCGCGGTGCTGCTGGTGCCGCTGCTGGTGCACGCGCCGCTGCTGCTGTCGCTGGCGATGTCGCTGTGGGTCGGCGGCTGTCTGGCGCTCTCGGTGCTCGATCGCTCGCCGCCGAGCTACATCCTGATGCTCGCCGGCTATACCTGCGCGATGATCGGCTTCCCGGCGGTGAACCAGCCGACGGCGATCTTCGACATCGCCGCGGCGCGGGTCGAGGAGATCCTCATCGGCATCGCCTGCGCCGCCCTGGTCCATAGTCTGGTGTTCCCGCGTCCGGTGGGTACGGCGTTGCGTGGGCGCATCGGTCACTGGCTCGGCGAGGCCGATCGCTGGGCGCTGGCGCTGTTGCGCGGCGATCTCGATCAGCTCGAACGCGACCGTGGTCGGCTCGCCGGCGCCGTCAGCGAGATCCAGCTGATGGCCAGGCACCTGCCGTTCGACACCTCCTTCCTGCGCGAGACCACCGTCGTGGTGCGTCAGCTACGCGACCGGGTGCTGGTGCTGGTGCCGGTGCTGGCGAGCCTGTCGGACCGGCTCGCGGCGCTGCGCGCGATCGCGCCCGAACTCGACCCCGAGCTGCGCGGCCTGCTCGCGGCGCTGGCCGAGTGGATCGAGTCCGGCGCGCCGCGCGCCCGCGGCGAGGCGCTGATCGCCGAACTCGAGGCGGCTCGGACGTCGATGTCGGTGCGCGACTGGTACGGCTTCAACCGTTCGAGCCTGCTCACGCGCGCCATCGAGCTGTTGCGCGCGCAGGCCGACGCCCATGCCCTGCACGCCTATCTGCAGGACCCCGAGGGACCGCCGCCGCGGCTGCTCGGCGCCGGGCAGGCGAGCGAGCGTCGCCCACTGCATCGCGACCTCGGGCTGGCGGCGCTCTCCGGAGCCGCGGCGTTCGGCGCGGTGCTGCTGTGCTGCGTGGTGTGGATCTGGAGCGGTTGGCAGGAAGGGGAGTCGGCGGCGATCACCGCCGCGATCACCTGCTGTCTGTTCGCCGCGATGGACGACCCGGTGCCGGCGATCCGCAAGTTCGGCATCTATCTGCTGGTGGCGATGGTGCTCGGCGCGCTCTATCTGTTCGTGCTGATGCCGGCGATCAGCGGCTTCCCGATGCTGGTGCTGGTGCTCGCGCCGACCCTGCTCGCGGTGGGCGCGATGATCCCCGATCCGCGTCTGGCCTTCCCGGCGCTGTCACTCATCGTCAATCTCGTCAATACACTCGTGATCCAGGACCACTTCTCCGCCGACTTCGCGCGCTTCGTCAACATCAATCTCTCGCAGTTCTTCGGCGTCTTCGCCGCGGTGCTGGTCACCCGCACCCTGCGCTCGATGAGCGCCGAGGTCAGCGCCCGTCGCTTGTTGCGCCACACCTGGGGCGATCTCGCCCGGGTCGCCGGGGGGCGTGACGACGACTCGGCGGTCGATCTCGCCTCGCGGCTGGTCGACCGGGTGGGGCTGCTCAGTCCCAAGCTCGCCGCCGCCCGCGCCGGCGATCTCGAGGGACTCGACATCCTCCGCGAGCTGCGCGTCGGCATCGATCTGGCGACCCTGCGCGCGCTGCGCCGGCGCCTGCCGCAGCCGATGGTCGTCGAACTCGACGGCCTGCTCGATGGGGTCGGGGCCTGCTATCAGGCGCGGGCCCTCGGCGCGCCGGAGCCGCCCGGGCCGCCGTTGTGCGCGCGTCTCGACCGGTTGCTCGGGCGGCTGGCGCGGGACGATCTGGCCACTACCGGCGCGCGCGGGCTCTGCGCCCTGGTCGGGTTGCGGCGCAATCTCTTCCCTGAGGCCGCGCCGCCGGCGCGGGTGATGGAGGGCGCGGCATGAGCGGTGAACTCAACCTGTTCGGCGTCTATCTGCACGCGGAGCTGGTGACCAGCGCCATCGCGCTGGCGCTGACCCTGGTCCTCAACCGGGTGCTGATCCACCTCGGTCTCTATCGTCATCTCTGGCACCAGGCCCTGTTCGAGGTCGCCGTGTTCGTGATCCTCTGGGCCCTGGTGGTGAAACTCTCCTCATCCTGGTTGCTATGACTCAAGCCTTTCTGTTCCCGTCCGCCACCTGGCAACGCATCCGCCGGGTCGGTCTGACCCTCGCCGCCGTCGTGCTCGCGCTCTTCGCCGGCCAGCGGCTGTGGATCCACTATCAGGTCGAGCCCTGGACCCCCGACGGGCGGGTGCGCGCGGATATCGTGCGTATCACCCCGGACGTCTCCGGGCTGGTCACCGAGGTCTTCGTCACCAACGACCAGCGGGTGGAGGAGGGTGATCCGCTGTTCCAGATCGATCGTCGACGCTATGTGCTGGCGCTGCGCGAGACCGCCGCCGAGATGCTGGCGCGGCGGACCGATATGGAGCAGGCGCGGCGCGATGCCGAGCGCGCGCTGGCGCTCGGTGACGTCATCTCGAAGGAGGACCGTGAGGACAGCCTGTCGCGCCAGATCCTCGCCGAGGCGGCGCTGACCCGCGCCGAGGTGGCGCGCGATCTGGCCTCGCTCGATCTCGCCCGCACCACGGTGCGCGCCCCGACCGATGGGGTACTGTCGGACTTCGCGCTGCGCGCCGGCGACTATGTCACCGCGGGCACGCCAGTGCTGGCGTTGATCGATGCCCGTTCCTACCGGGTCGAGGGCTATTTCGAGGAGACCAAGCTGAGCCAGATCGAGGTCGGCCAGCCCGCGCTGGTGCGGCTGATGGGCGAGCAGCGCACCCTGAGCGGTCATGTCCAGAGCATCGCCATGGGCATCGAGGACCGCGACCGTGGCGCCGGCGACAGCCTGCTGCCCGACGTCAATCCCACCTTCAGCTGGGTGCGTCTGGCCCAGCGCGTGCCGGTGCGCATCCGCCTCGACGCCCTGCCCGAGGACGGGCTGGTGGTGGGACGCACCGCGACGGTGATCGTGTTGCCGTTCGACCAGGCGGCCGGGCGATGACCGATCCTGCCACGGCATGATCGGTCTCTACCGGGGTTGACGCGGCGCCGTCGGTGATCGCTGTCGTTCGCTCAGGTGTCAGTGTCGGCCCGGGTCGCCGTCCGCGGCTGTCCGCGCTCGCGCGCCCGCGCGTCGCGCAGGCTGTAGAGACAACCGCAATAGGTCTGCTGATAGAAGTCGAGCTCGCGCACCAGCTGGTTGCGCCGCTCGGTGAGCCCCTGCTTGCGCCAGTTGCGCGCCCAGTAGTGGACGCCGGGGTTGGCTGCGGCGGCCGCCGCGCCGGCGGCGTCGATCTGGGCCAGATCCTTCCAGCGCGAGGTCGACAGGGTGGTGGCGAAG
Coding sequences within:
- a CDS encoding efflux RND transporter permease subunit; translated protein: MNPAGIAIRNGAVTQLLCILLLIGGLLSYASIGRLEDPEFSIKEALIVTHYPGATAEEVEQEVTDPLETAIQQLKQLDEVRSISRAGLSIIFAEIKETHDKHSLPQVWDELRRKVRDAAGTLPPDSGTPVVNDDFGDVYGVFLAITGEGYSKSELKEVAEDLRKSLLTCTDVGRIDFWGMPDEAVYIEIDRARLTQLGLHPRTILDAIAQQNRVTSAGEVRVGSRQVRLRVDGDYRDIDELGEQLVEGGNGRLLRIGDIATISRGDITPASQLLRRNGEDGIGLGISTVSGGNVIAMGEAIDQRIAELRARIPAGIEIHAIAHQGDTVRDKVQGFVHGLISAVVIVILLLVVFMGPREGLIVGAVLLLTIMATLLCMRALDITLQRISLGALIIALGMLVDNAIVVTEDILEKMRAGMERTRAAETTVSEHQWPLLGATGIAILAFAAISLSDDMTGEWLESLFQVICLSLGLSWLLAITVTPYLCARFLRVGQDGRTGSVTDTAFYRRYRRLVAWCLGHRPIALGVTLAVLVAAMAGFSKVQQDFMPDMNRDQFMVQLWLPEGTHIDRTAATLATIERHVAGLDGVTATTGFVGAGSLRFLLTYEPEMTNSAYAMLLVDVEDFHAIPTLARTVMTHIEHHHPEITVTADAFKLGPGGGAVEARLIGPEIAVLRHLAQQVETIMRRDDNARTVRTDWGEPVPVQVMTMARSQAQRIGVTRPEIAEAVAMNFSGVRVGTYRHGDDLLPILVRAPAEERTRIDTLGNVRVWSETNDHWVPLEQVTTTATTGWEDPVIRRRDRERTLSVLSKPVSGTTEALFQRLRPQIEQLDIPDGYRLEWGGEHEAATEANAKLMSNFPIAFLAMFVISVMLFNSLRHATVIFLGLPLVIVGVAPAMLLAGKAFGFMAMLGFLSLFGMLMKNEIVLLNQIDLERAAGKPPYRAVLDAAVSRVRPVTMAAFTTVLGMAPLLWDAFFSPMAVTIMGGLTIATVLTLVVVPVIYASVFRIDATTDAARAAPPPGPSTERSARVIMDRSCPSG
- a CDS encoding efflux RND transporter periplasmic adaptor subunit; this translates as MTIMRKRTAAGLTGLAALTALALPLYGDWSSEATTPQPAATEVTRPVPTAVVTRDTPWVTRDFPGSVRANRRVELAFDLDGLLVELDAREGHAVAAGTVLARLDDRDARNALSAAQARFDDARRTLDRARELRGQRMVSESEYDKARATLDIAQAELQAREKAVTDTVLRAPFDGVVAARHLENHERVTAGQAVLSLQDGSRIEVVIQVPERLIAQGGLEALHNPRVRFDVEGRRWFAARTHEYRLQPDQATRTYDLTIALAPPPGINILPGMNATVRTDIDQPPVATGAPTEVITRVPSEAVWRDADGACHVWVVPEAGGTPRRVRVEPGPLRDGQMLILSGLRPGQRVAVAGLRALREDLPVRPRLAGKRGLEG
- a CDS encoding MarR family winged helix-turn-helix transcriptional regulator, which encodes MDTPAHDSIDALIRHLLRLLNKLDRIEKQPIQVEDGLDLSTKEIHTVEAIGERGTMNVTEVGTHFGITKGAASQRISRLVERGLVTKRAAAHSNKEFELSLTDLGWRAFRAHEHYHGRAKAELIERLAALPREQLNDVTVVLDIMEGVMNERLREQ
- a CDS encoding MarR family winged helix-turn-helix transcriptional regulator, producing MTEHRQERERALTTRLVRLSRLYRQEVNRELARYGISDAQAVPVLHIARDGGGMRQHALAEEIGIRGSSLVRLLDQLCASGLVERRDDGSDRRAKTLHLTAAGEALAERVESALGCLRESLLGPVADDDLAAALRVFEALEQGLVARGEGQR
- a CDS encoding FUSC family protein — protein: MPKLSRSALLFSANTFVAAMLALYLAMSIGLERPYWSIMTVYIVSGPLAAAVRSKALYRFLGTFVGAVGAVLLVPLLVHAPLLLSLAMSLWVGGCLALSVLDRSPPSYILMLAGYTCAMIGFPAVNQPTAIFDIAAARVEEILIGIACAALVHSLVFPRPVGTALRGRIGHWLGEADRWALALLRGDLDQLERDRGRLAGAVSEIQLMARHLPFDTSFLRETTVVVRQLRDRVLVLVPVLASLSDRLAALRAIAPELDPELRGLLAALAEWIESGAPRARGEALIAELEAARTSMSVRDWYGFNRSSLLTRAIELLRAQADAHALHAYLQDPEGPPPRLLGAGQASERRPLHRDLGLAALSGAAAFGAVLLCCVVWIWSGWQEGESAAITAAITCCLFAAMDDPVPAIRKFGIYLLVAMVLGALYLFVLMPAISGFPMLVLVLAPTLLAVGAMIPDPRLAFPALSLIVNLVNTLVIQDHFSADFARFVNINLSQFFGVFAAVLVTRTLRSMSAEVSARRLLRHTWGDLARVAGGRDDDSAVDLASRLVDRVGLLSPKLAAARAGDLEGLDILRELRVGIDLATLRALRRRLPQPMVVELDGLLDGVGACYQARALGAPEPPGPPLCARLDRLLGRLARDDLATTGARGLCALVGLRRNLFPEAAPPARVMEGAA
- a CDS encoding DUF1656 domain-containing protein; this encodes MSGELNLFGVYLHAELVTSAIALALTLVLNRVLIHLGLYRHLWHQALFEVAVFVILWALVVKLSSSWLL
- a CDS encoding efflux RND transporter periplasmic adaptor subunit gives rise to the protein MTQAFLFPSATWQRIRRVGLTLAAVVLALFAGQRLWIHYQVEPWTPDGRVRADIVRITPDVSGLVTEVFVTNDQRVEEGDPLFQIDRRRYVLALRETAAEMLARRTDMEQARRDAERALALGDVISKEDREDSLSRQILAEAALTRAEVARDLASLDLARTTVRAPTDGVLSDFALRAGDYVTAGTPVLALIDARSYRVEGYFEETKLSQIEVGQPALVRLMGEQRTLSGHVQSIAMGIEDRDRGAGDSLLPDVNPTFSWVRLAQRVPVRIRLDALPEDGLVVGRTATVIVLPFDQAAGR